From Aspergillus chevalieri M1 DNA, chromosome 4, nearly complete sequence, a single genomic window includes:
- a CDS encoding phytanoyl-CoA dioxygenase family protein (COG:Q;~EggNog:ENOG410PIVP;~InterPro:IPR008775;~PFAM:PF05721), translating into MQTSPSEYQKATPDKQVRYPQYISLQMLPSFLLEFFSIHGYRFPNKSEFNLLSPKIYIYIFLSTPSHPLQQTEPNKMATTNGTNGATKSIRLFNAESAKLSDFQQFCSRTTNPAEYPLASSITHNIPIYEISKFDPANASTTSALQDEWYDILATGPGVFVLKGMYDPSKYEQTLTATNESFERIIARERNDPTKPKGDHFAASGKNDRVWNSFGKHALDDPDSFLHYYANPWLSVVSEAWLGPGYRVTAQCNIVKPGGKAQDSHRDYHLGFQDLDACAKFPRGLHLASQFLTLQGAVAHSEMPVESGPTRFLPFSQTYEIGYLAWRREEFREFFQGKYVALPLALGDGVFFNPGLFHAAGANVLPAETGFHRKANLLQISSAFGKPMETVETVPVVQACWEGLNRRFKEAGRVDEELGLLVRAIAEAYPFPTNLDKRPPAPSGMAPESEQDIVIRGLEGGWSGEQVVKELLEMQEDSK; encoded by the coding sequence ATGCAAACATCACCAAGTGAATACCAGAAAGCGACCCCGGACAAACAGGTGAGGTATCCTCAGTATATCTCGTTGCAAATGTTACCTTCGTTTCTGCTTGAATTCTTCAGCATACACGGATATCGGTTTCCGAACAAGTCGGAATTCAATTTACTTTCGCccaagatatatatatatatcttccTGTCAACCCCATCGCACCCGCTTCAACAAACAGAACCCAACAAAATGGCCACCACAAACGGAACAAACGGCGCCACCAAGAGCATCAGACTCTTCAATGCAGAGTCCGCCAAACTATCCGACTTCCAACAATTCTGCTCCCGCACCACCAACCCAGCCGAGTACCCACTAGCATCCTCCATCACGCACAACATCCCCATCTACGAAATTAGCAAATTCGACCCAGCAAACGCATCGACTACGTCCGCTCTACAGGATGAATGGTATGATATCCTTGCCACAGGACCAGGTGTCTTCGTCCTGAAGGGCATGTACGACCCGTCCAAGTACGAACAAACCCTCACCGCGACAAATGAATCCTTCGAGCGCATAATCGCCCGTGAACGCAATGACCCCACAAAACCCAAAGGTGACCATTTCGCAGCATCAGGGAAGAACGATCGCGTCTGGAACTCCTTTGGCAAACATGCCCTCGACGATCCTGACTCGTTTCTACACTACTACGCGAACCCCTGGCTTTCCGTTGTCAGCGAGGCCTGGCTGGGCCCCGGTTACCGGGTGACTGCGCAGTGTAATATCGTGAAGCCGGGCGGGAAGGCGCAGGATAGTCACCGGGACTATCATCTGGGTTTTCAGGATTTGGACGCCTGTGCGAAGTTCCCGAGAGGTTTGCATCTGGCGAGTCAGTTTTTGACGCTGCAGGGTGCTGTTGCGCATAGTGAGATGCCGGTTGAGAGCGGACCGACGAGGTTCCTGCCGTTCAGTCAGACGTATGAGATTGGGTATCTTGCgtggaggagggaggagtTTCGGGAGTTTTTCCAGGGGAAGTATGTTGCGTTGCCGCTGGCGCTTGGTGATGGAGTTTTCTTTAACCCTGGGCTATTCCATGCAGCGGGGGCGAATGTGTTGCCTGCTGAAACGGGGTTTCATCGCAAGGCGAACCTGTTGCAGATTAGTTCGGCGTTTGGAAAGCCCATGGAGACTGTTGAAACGGTGCCAGTTGTACAAGCTTGCTGGGAGGGATTGAATCGTCGGTTTAAGGAGGCTGGTAGGGTTGATGAGgagttggggttgttggTGAGGGCTATTGCGGAGGCGTATCCGTTTCCGACGAATTTGGATAAGAGGCCTCCTGCGCCGAGTGGGATGGCGCCGGAGAGTGAGCAGGATATTGTGATTAGGGGATTGGAGGGTGGTTGGAGTGGGGAACAGGTGGTTAAGGAATTGTTGGAGATGCAGGAGGATTCTAAGTAG
- a CDS encoding uncharacterized protein (COG:S;~EggNog:ENOG410PT8X;~TransMembrane:1 (o180-198i)), with protein sequence MVSPSSALSAHRRALDERDRAVWSKRFDSKPVRPATADLDVEYNELILSWKAFQDNLAPHDQPDFFPHPQNIRDVIARVRSIQSTWIASPQKHFFSTAMKLCDRFLATMDSHSALLAILPDYECYASLFYGVLQSAFKASANYPRVIDGLLKALVKVNESICLPGKNPSDAVEDMTSRVVRFYSLLFFLLAEFMDWYVRRAKCRLLKSPNHEPYAHLENLVCTVRSQGLDIMREFTDGLNLEDRGCAKKHRTMQANALYLWEEARIRQVGLQGKDRHVAAQNTIIRHLIWDLQDDDAQRCRMREEREFLLCKWLDAANRQLRAVAEQKSGIACLTTTPSQDLATSRFDWSYGSRRKYTRVEFQYASAHLQNYFDDDDQIVYFEPDVEVVTEDNVMSSLCQWGMGSNSQVLAVGGSPTTFPSPVALISACYAFYARKAKLPVISHFCSLPLETRENVTPFEHGLLALAYSLIRQLVDCLPPVVDSNVACHLNCERFRFLNDTLGCWKEVLSLIDCLLSLAPPLLVCVIDGLDVLQDDSTDVYIRSLVRVLLTHTRHETMKMPDGKHGQRVLLKVLFTVAGRPSSLVETLSENLHILTESNRVDPTLLADDPALISDAAVVMNA encoded by the exons ATGGTCTCTCCCTCGTCCGCTTTATCCGCCCATAGGCGCGCTCTAGACGAAAGAGATCGAGCCGTCTGGAGTAAGCGGTTTGATTCGAAACCAGTCCG CCCAGCAACCGCCGATTTGGACGTCGAATACAATGAACTTATCCTCTCCTGGAAGGCGTTTCAGGACAATCTCGCGCCCCACGATCAGCCCGACTTCTTCCCGCACCCTCAGAATATCCGCGATGTCATTGCCCGTGTCCGCAGCATCCAGTCCACCTGGATTGCCAGTCCCCAGAAACACTTCTTCAGCACCGCCATGAAACTCTGTGACCGCTTCCTGGCCACCATGGACTCTCACTCCGCCCTCCTGGCCATCCTCCCGGATTACGAGTGCTATGCCTCTCTCTTTTACGGTGTGTTGCAGTCGGCCTTCAAG GCTTCTGCAAACTACCCCAGGGTCATTGATGGTCTCTTGAAAGCCCTGgtcaaggtcaacgaatCCATCTGTCTGCCCGGGAAGAACCCCTCTGATGCCGTCGAAGACATGACATCCCGAGTCGTCCGTTTCTATTCCCTGCTTTTCTTCCTGCTGGCCGAGTTTATGGACTGGTATGTGCGACGGGCAAAGTGCCGCTTGCTGAAAAGCCCCAATCACGAACCCTACGCCCATCTCGAGAACCTCGTATGCACCGTTCGCTCCCAGGGACTCGATATCATGCGTGAATTCACCGACGGATTGAATCTGGAGGACCGTGGATGTGCAAAGAAACATCGAACCATGCAAGCCAACGCCTTGTATCTATGGGAGGAAGCTCGCATCCGCCAGGTCGGTCTACAAGGAAAGGACCGCCACGTTGCCGCTCAGAACACCATCATTCGCCATTTGATTTGGGATTTGCAGGACGATGACGCTCAACGGTGCCGCATGAGAGAGGAGCGGGAGTTTCTCCTGTGCAAGTGGCTCGATGCGGCCAACCGTCAGTTGCGTGCAGTCGCCGAACAGAAGAGTGGCATTGCCTGTTTGACCACTACTCCTTCGCAGGACCTAG CTACCTCTCGATTCGATTGGTCATACGGTTCCCGGCGCAAATACACTCGAGTCGAATTCCAATACGCATCCGCACATTTGCAGAATTActttgacgatgacgaccaAATTGTCTACTTTGAACCTGATGTCGAAGTCGTCACGGAAGACAACGTCATGTCCTCCTTGTGTCAGTGGGGTATGGGCTCCAATTCGCAAGTGTTGGCCGTAGGAGGCTCGCCGACTACCTTTCCCAGTCCTGTCGCTTTGATTTCCGCTTGCTACGCCTTCTATGCCCGTAAGGCAAAGCTGCCGGTGATTTCACACTTTTGCTCCTTACCACTCGAGACCCGAGAGAATGTGACGCCATTCGAACACGGCTTGCTCGCCCTCGCTTATAGTCTAATTCGCCAGCTAGTCGATTGCTTACCGCCAGTGGTGGACAGCAATGTCGCTTGTCATCTCAACTGCGAGCGATTCCGATTCCTGAATGACACCCTCGGATGCTGGAAGGAGGTGTTATCCCTGATCGACTGCCTGTTGTCTCTTGCGCCCCCGCTTCTGGTTTGTGTGATTGACGGTTTGGACGTGCTTCAGGATGACTCGACTGATGTCTACATCCGGTCTCTGGTGCGAGTCCTTTTGACGCACACGCGACACGAAACGATGAAGATGCCTGATGGAAAACACGGCCAGCGAGTCTTGCTCAAGGTGCTGTTTACTGTGGCCGGACGACCGAGCTCGTTGGTGGAAACCCTGTCGGAAAACCTGCACATTCTTACCGAGTCGAATCGCGTTGACCCGACACTTTTGGCAGATGACCCGGCTTTGATTTCCGACGCTGCTGTTGTTATGAATGCATGA